CGAGGGAGAGGCGGGGCCGGTCGACGCCCTGCGCGGCGTCGATCTCGACGCCGAACGAGGATCGTTCCTGGCGATCATGGGACCGTCCGGATCGGGCAAGACGACGCTGCTGCACAGCGCGGCCGGGCTGCGCACCCCGACCGCGGGCAGCGTCGAGCTCAACGGCGAGAGCCTGGCCGGGCTCGGCGAGACCAAGCTGGCGGAGTTGCGCCGCCGGCGCATCGGGTTCGTGTTCCAGGCGTTCAACCTGCTCCCGGCGCTGACCGCCAGGGAGAACGTGGAACTGCCGCTGCGGCTGGACGGTCGCCGTCCGGATCCGAAGCGGACCGAGGCGATGCTCGCCGGCGTCGGCCTCGCGCAGCGCGGCGGGCACCGGCCGGACCAGCTCTCCGGCGGGCAGAAGCAACGCGTCGCGGTGGCGCGGGCGCTGATCACCGACCCGGAGGTCGTCTTCGCAGACGAGCCCACCGGGGCGCTGGACATCCGCAGCGCCCGCGAGGTCCTCAGCCTGCTGCGCGGGCTCGCCGACCGGGGCCAGACGATCATCATGGTCACCCACGACCCGGTCGCCGCGTCGTTCTCCGACCGGGTGCTGTTCCTCGCCGACGGCCTGATCGTCGACCGCCTCGACCGGCCGTCCGCGGCGGCGGTGGCGAGCCGGATGGCGACGCTGGTCGAGTCCGCCGAGCGCGCCGCGATGGGGGTGAGCTGACGTGGTGGGTCTCGCACTGCGGCTGTTCCGCCACCACCGGGGCGCGGCCATCGCCACCGGCCTGGTGGCGCTGATCGGGATGGGGCTGGTCACCGCGATGACCGCGCTCCTGGGCACCGGGCTCGCGGACACCACCGCGGCCGCCGACCGGCCGTTCCTCACCGAGTTCCCGGTGATCATGGGCGGCTGGGTGGTGGCGATCGTGCTGTTCGCGATGGTCTCCACGGTCAGCGTGACCCTGAGCGGACGGACCGGTGAGATCGGCGGCCTGCGGTTGATCGGGGCGACACCCCGCCAGGTGCAGGTGATGGTCTCGGCCGAGACCTTCGCCGTCTCCGCGGTGGCGTTGCTGCCCGGCCTGGGCGCGGGCTACCTGCTCGGCTGGATCGTGCTGACCGCGGTGCGGTCCTCCGGGCTGATCGATCCGGCCTCGGTGTACTCGCCGGGGCTCGGGCTGCCCCTGCTCGGCGTCCTGGTCGTGCTGGTTGCGACCGTGGTGGCGGCCTGGATCGGCAGCCGCAGCACAGCCGGGCGCAGTCCGGTCGAGAGCGCGGGCCCGGCGCGGGGCAAGCGGTCCGGCCGGTCTCCGCGGCGGATCATCGCGGTGGTGGTGCTCGTCGCGGGTGTCGGTTCGGCGTCGGCGGTGCTCGGCCTGGACGCGGACAACATCGCCACGACCGCGATGACCGGGCCGGCCACGGTGCTCACCGCGATCGGGCTGGCGGTGCTCGCGCCGGAACTCGTCGGCGTGGCGAACCGGGTGCTGCGTGCTCTGTCCGCGTTGCCGCGCGGCGCGGCGGGCCACCTCGCGGCGATCAACCTCGCCGCGGCACCGGAGCGGGTGCGGCCCGCGGTCACGTTCCTCACGCTGCTCGTCGGGGTGTCCGCCGGCACGCTCAGCATGCAGGGCATCGAGAACCAGCACTCGGTCGCGGGCAGCACGGCGCAGGTGCTGGCGTCGATCAACTACCTCGTGGTGGTCCTGATCGCGG
The sequence above is a segment of the Amycolatopsis viridis genome. Coding sequences within it:
- a CDS encoding ABC transporter ATP-binding protein; this translates as MGTPAVRIRGLRCRFEGEAGPVDALRGVDLDAERGSFLAIMGPSGSGKTTLLHSAAGLRTPTAGSVELNGESLAGLGETKLAELRRRRIGFVFQAFNLLPALTARENVELPLRLDGRRPDPKRTEAMLAGVGLAQRGGHRPDQLSGGQKQRVAVARALITDPEVVFADEPTGALDIRSAREVLSLLRGLADRGQTIIMVTHDPVAASFSDRVLFLADGLIVDRLDRPSAAAVASRMATLVESAERAAMGVS
- a CDS encoding FtsX-like permease family protein, with product MVGLALRLFRHHRGAAIATGLVALIGMGLVTAMTALLGTGLADTTAAADRPFLTEFPVIMGGWVVAIVLFAMVSTVSVTLSGRTGEIGGLRLIGATPRQVQVMVSAETFAVSAVALLPGLGAGYLLGWIVLTAVRSSGLIDPASVYSPGLGLPLLGVLVVLVATVVAAWIGSRSTAGRSPVESAGPARGKRSGRSPRRIIAVVVLVAGVGSASAVLGLDADNIATTAMTGPATVLTAIGLAVLAPELVGVANRVLRALSALPRGAAGHLAAINLAAAPERVRPAVTFLTLLVGVSAGTLSMQGIENQHSVAGSTAQVLASINYLVVVLIAVFMAIALTNNLVAALGRRSEEFGAMSLIGSTAGQTRGMLLREIVAATLVSVIAAVVGAVVCVIPFSIVKTGGVAAAFAAGPYLLSVVLGVVIAVGVTTAAGGRVVRAAMVH